A window of Ictalurus furcatus strain D&B chromosome 4, Billie_1.0, whole genome shotgun sequence genomic DNA:
CACCAGAGCGAGAGGCATTCCTGCTGTGCCACCATGATACATTAGCCTTATAGCCAAAGATACACTATAATAACCAAATGGCTGGTGGTGAAAGATACTGTAAGAAAGGACCACACAAAGGACATGGGTCCACAAGAATAACACAGAGGACATGGTTCCTCAAGAATAGGGAAAGTTCTACCATCTACTGATGGCTTTAATGGTAAAAACTAATTGTTTAACAATTTTTTGTGAATGGTCAGCAGTCTGTTTTAAGGAAGTGAACAATTCTAAGGAAGTTCAAATGTTCCTTTACCGAAAACAAGCACATTGCAAATTGTTTCACACagcaataaaatataacacaaaagTTTAACatcaacgacaacaacaacaacaacaacagcaacaacaacaacaacaacaataataataataataataataataataataataataaaacatgcatAAAATTAAATAGCATAAACACCATAATATGAACACAAACCTAGATATAAGTGCTTcacaaagcaataaaatacaacacagcGATTTAAGAATAAAGAAATACTATACTAATGATATTATGACACTTATACATTATGTGGTAATACACATCCAATATTTTGCAAGGCGAAAGTTTCAGTTACATAATGGATAACCCTAATGGGATAACAGATAAGAAGATACAGTAGATAATAAAGACAATAACACAGTTATATAACTATAACTTAAATGTCTATACATCCCAACGGGATGTAACAGCACTTATTGTTCATAATAACAGCACAATATCCTCCAACAGtattgaacccccccccccccaacaacaacaacaacaacaacaacaaaaacacagtcaGTGAAATCACCAACATCCTCCACAGAGCAGGGGTGAAAGTATCataatccaccattcaaagaagacttctagagcagaaatatagaagccataccacaagatgcaaaccactcatcagcagtaagaatcagaaagccagattggaatgtgcaaagaaataaagagatgagccacaaaagttctggaaccaaaatgaacctctaccaaattgatggaaaggccaaagtgtggagaaggagaagatctgctctgagatgatgtgtgaaacatggtggaggtagtgtcatggcttgggcttacatggctgcttctgtaacaggctcactaatctttactgataatgtaactcatgatggtagcagcagaatgaattcagaagtttacagaaacattttgtctgccaatttacagagaaatgcaaccAAAATAATTGGGAGTAATTTtagcatgcagcaagacaatgacttcattggggggggggggggggggaacgtggaaagttttagactggccaagtcaatcaccagaccttaacccagccATGCATTTCACCCCCTGAAGAGGAGCATGAGGGGAGAAAGCCCTCGAAACaaataacaactgaaagaagctgaggtaaaagcctggaaaggatgaaacacttctagatgtaaataccaggaaataaatctgaaatactaaactctcatctcatatccatcattTGATCTCagacccaaatgtctttggtgtaaagcacaaacaaatgaattggtcttgccattccaatagtttcagaggggactgtatgtactCAATTTGTTGCAGTAATGTCTGtgctgttttccttttcttgGTAATGCCTCTTTTTCTTGAAAATCCCTGATGCAATTGCATATAGAAAGGGTTCACACAGCAGTTATGTACAGAGACAGTTTTGCTCAACTCTCCTGTTGCTCTACAAACAGATACTCTATAATAACCAAATGGCTGGTGGTGAAAGATACTGCATGAATGGACCACATAAATACACAGACGACATGGTTCCTTAAGAATAGTGAAGGTTCTACCATTTATTGATGGCTTTAATGGTACAAACATTTGATTAAACACTTTTGGTAAATGAAAGCAGTCTGTTTTAAGGAAGTGAACAGTCCTAAGAAAGTGAAAATGTTTCTTTACCGAAAGCAAGCACACTGTTATTTCTATAGCATTTTCCTAGATAAATTCAGAAAATGCTTcacaaagcaataaaatataacacaacaGTTTAGCCTTATAGCCACAGACACCCTATAATGAATGGCTGGTGGTGAAAGACACTGTAAGAAAGGaccacacaaatccacaaaggATATGGTTCCTCAAGAATAGTGAAGgcaataaaatataacacaactgtttaacaataataatactaatgttaataaaacatatgcataaaataaaatagcataAACACCATTTAATATGAACACAAACCTAGATATAGAATCACAAATGAGTCTCAGTCTAAAAGTAATACAATCCACTACATATACACAATATCAGGCAAACAGGAGTCACCAAATGCAATATAACAGCTTTCAGTGTGCTTcacaaagcaataaaatacaacacagcagtttaagaagaataaagaaataCTACACTAAtgatattattacatttattcatcatgTGGTAATACACATCCAATATTTTGCAAGGTGAAAATACAGTCTCAGTAACATGATGGATAACCCTAACAGGATAACAGATAAGAACATACAGTAGATTATAAACAATAAGCCTGTTatgtaactgtaactttaaAGGTCTATGCATTAAATCCAAACAGAATGTAACAGCACAATATCTTCCAACAGTATTTCAAGATTATTATGAAAAACATTTATACTTATTTATACTCAATTTGTTACAGTAATGTCTgtgttgttttctgtttcttGGTGATGCCTCTTTTTCCTGAAGATCCCTGATGCAATTGCATACAGAAAAGGGTTCACACAGCAGTTAAGTACACAGACAGTTTTGCTCAAATCTCCGGTTGCTCTGCGAATCAATTTCAGCTGAGTATAGACAGCTGGAGATGATGCCTTAGTTAGAGTAGTAGCAATGTCAATCATGTTGATGACATGTACAGGTGtccagaaaagaaagaaggctGTGACAATACTGATTACAAGCCTTCTCATTCTCTGCCTCCTTTCCCTAATATTTTTCCCTCCTTGTAGTTGTGTCTTGCAGATCCAGCAGTAAGATGCTGCTATAATGGTGAAAGGGAGGACATATCCAAACAGGACCTCTAACACAAGAACTGTAACCTTTCCAGAGTGTGATGTTATGGTCCTCTGGCACCTTGAAGATCCCCTCTTGAACTGAACATTTTGAATGAAAAGAATGGGCAAGGCAAAAACTGTGGCTAAACTCCAGAGCCCAATTAACAGTAAGTGTCTACGCACCTTCTGCAGTCTTTCCAGTGCACTGAGATCAGCAACTTTTGACTTAATTGTGTGGTAGTGATGTGCAGCCATCAAAGTCACAGTCAACACACTAGCATACATAGCACAGTAGACTAGATACATCAGAATCTTGCATGACCAAAGGCCAAAAGTCCATCCATACAGCAAACCAGAAACTCCAAAAGGAGCCAGAGTGAGAACCAAAGAATCAGATATAGCCAGGTTTAGCATTAGCttcaaagtgaaactcatacgTCTGTTCCATTGACGAGCGATGGTGATGATAACTGCAATGTTGCTGGGCAATCCAACCAAGCAGCACATGCTTAGAAATACAGCAGCGCCTACCTGTTTGTAGCCCACAGTACCATTGGTTATGAGAAAATCAGACTCAGAAGTCTGATTAACGCTAAAGTTAAGATACCTCATGGTCAGGCAGTGGTACAGCCAAGAATAAACACTTTGTTTCAGAGTGGAGTTCACAGTTGTTCCCCTTGAAGGTTGTGTGAACATGGGAAAACCCAGACAGCTACAATGCTGTCGTAAAACTGCTTAGTGAACTTGTCTTTCAAACCATAGCTTCCTTAtacacgttaaaaaaaaattgtaccaGAAAACAGGCTGAACTAGAACCCTCCcctcttataaaaaaaaataggaaactGCTCTACAcctaaatgttatatatatatatatatatatatatatatatatatatatatatatatatatatatatatatatatatatatatatatatatgtagtcatgtgataaaattaaatacaccccatagaaattgttgtctctttttttttgacatatttggtcAAGCTAACGTTTGATAATCTTTGATCTTTGCAATATTACATGtgaataaagttgatatacttgaacaaaaccacaaggacaatttgatttttcaatcatttattcaacagaaatataaatagatgtgatatttgtctgtggaaaaagtaagtacacccttggcctcagaagttaGTATTGCCCCCAACAGATTATCATCAATTTGGTTAAccattttttgtaaatgaaagcAATCTGTTTTAAGGAAGTGAACAGTTCTAAAGAAGTGAAAATGATCCTTTCTGAAAACAAGCATGCTGTTATTTCTATAGCATTTTTCTAGGGTGTCACAAAGCAACAAAATATATCACAACAGTttatcaataataatactaatgataataaaacatatgaataaaatgaaatagtaTAAACAGCTTTTAATATGAACACAAACCTcgacataaaaacacaaatgagTCTCAGTCTAAAAGTAATGCAATCCACTACATATACACAATATCAGGCAAACAGGATTCACCAAATGCAATATAACACCTTTCAGTGTGCttcacaaaacaataaaatacaacacagcAGTTTAAGAAgaatctttatttctttaaatactACACTAATGATATTATTACACTTATTCAGCATGTGGTAATACACATCCAATATTTTGCAAGGTGAAAATACAGTCTCAGTAACATGATGGATAACCCTAACAGGATAACAGATAAGAACATACAGTAGATTATAAACAATAAGCCTGTTatgtaactgtaactttaaAGGTCTATGCATTAAATCCAAACAGAATGTAACAGCACTTACTGTTCACAATAACAGCACAATATCTTCCAGCAGTATTTCAAGATTATtatgaaaaacatttatattttctcAATTTGTTAAAGTAATGTCTGCGTTGTTTTCTGTTTCGTGGTGATGCCTCTTTTTCCTGAAGATCGCTTTCTTGATGCAATTGCATACAGAAAAGGGTTCACACAGCAGTTAAGTACACAGACAGTTTTGCTCAAATCTCCGGTTGCTCTGCGAATCAATTTCAGCTGAGTATAGACAGCTGGAGACGATGCCTTAGTTAGAGTAGTAGCAATGTCAATCATGTTGATGACATGTACAGGTGtccagaaaagaaagaaggctGTGACAATACTGATTACAAGCCTTCTCATTCTCTGCTTCCTTTCCCTAATATTTTTCCCTCCTTGTAGTTGTGTCTTGCAGATCCAGCAGTAAGATGCTGCTATAATGGTGAAAGGGAGGACATATCCAAACAGGACCTCTAACACAAGAACTGTAACCTTTCCAGAGTGTGATGTTATGACCCTCTGGCACCTTGAAGATCCCCTCTTGAATTGAACATTTTGAATGAAAAGAATGGGCAAGGCAAAAACTGTGGCTAAACTCCAGAGCCCAATTAACAGTAAGTGTCTACGCACCTTCTGCAGTCTTTCCAGTGCACTGAGATCAGCAACTTTTGACTTAATTGTGTGGTAGTGATGTGCAGCCATCAAAGTCACAGTCAACACACTAGCATACATAGCACAGTAGACTAGATACATCAGAATCTTGCATGACCAAAGGCCAAAAGTCCATCCATACAGCAAACCAGAAACTCCAAAAGGAGCCAGAGTGAGAACCAAAGAATCAGATATAGCCAGGTTTAGCATTAGCttcaaagtgaaactcatacgTCTGTTCCATTGACGAGCGATGGTGATGATAACTGCAATGTTGCTGGGCAATCCAACCAAGCAGCACATGCTTAGAAATACAGCAGCGCCTACCTGTTTGGAGCCCACAGTACTGTTGGTGATGAGAAACTCAGACTCAGAAGTCTGATTAACGCTTAAGTTGAAATGCTCCATGGTCAGGCAATTGCACAGCCAAGAATAAACACTTTGTTTCAGAGTGGAATTCAAAAGTACAGTTGTTCCCCTTTGTTTCAGACTGGAGTTCAAAGTTGTTCCCCTTTGTTTCAGACTTGAGTTCACAGACGTTCCCCTTGAAGGTTGTGTGTGCATGATAAAACCCAGGCAGCTACATTGCTGGTGTAAAACTGCTGAGTGAACTTGTTTTTCAAAGCATAGCTTCCttatacatgtttaaaaaaaaagttgaagaaAACATGctgaactatttttttttcaaatcttaaaaaaatattaaactgatCTActagtgtaataaagtggaatgacacaggaaaaaagtattgaacatgttaactgaaatttattgaatacttagtggagaagcctttgtgtgtaatgacttcaagacacttcctgtatgaagaaattaattggccgcaGTTTGCGGGTGTGATTTTGTCCCATCCTTCtcaacatattgtctttaaatcttgtccaattggattcaagtcggATGATTGACTGGGTGATTCTAATTTTTATCTGTAAATTATTTTCTCTgaaaaccaattgagagtttcctttgctgtatgctttggatcgttgtcctcctggaaggtccacccacgtctcatcttcatcatcctgttgGATGGCAGCAttttcttctcaagaatctcccggtaaagggctctattcatcgttccttcaattatatgaagtctgccagtaccatgtgatgaaaaacagccccacaccatgacgcttcc
This region includes:
- the LOC128606232 gene encoding leukotriene B4 receptor 1-like; this encodes MFTQPSRGTTVNSTLKQSVYSWLYHCLTMRYLNFSVNQTSESDFLITNGTVGYKQVGAAVFLSMCCLVGLPSNIAVIITIARQWNRRMSFTLKLMLNLAISDSLVLTLAPFGVSGLLYGWTFGLWSCKILMYLVYCAMYASVLTVTLMAAHHYHTIKSKVADLSALERLQKVRRHLLLIGLWSLATVFALPILFIQNVQFKRGSSRCQRTITSHSGKVTVLVLEVLFGYVLPFTIIAASYCWICKTQLQGGKNIRERRQRMRRLVISIVTAFFLFWTPVHVINMIDIATTLTKASSPAVYTQLKLIRRATGDLSKTVCVLNCCVNPFLYAIASGIFRKKRHHQETENNTDITVTN
- the LOC128606233 gene encoding leukotriene B4 receptor 1, with translation MHTQPSRGTSVNSSLKQRGTTLNSSLKQRGTTVLLNSTLKQSVYSWLCNCLTMEHFNLSVNQTSESEFLITNSTVGSKQVGAAVFLSMCCLVGLPSNIAVIITIARQWNRRMSFTLKLMLNLAISDSLVLTLAPFGVSGLLYGWTFGLWSCKILMYLVYCAMYASVLTVTLMAAHHYHTIKSKVADLSALERLQKVRRHLLLIGLWSLATVFALPILFIQNVQFKRGSSRCQRVITSHSGKVTVLVLEVLFGYVLPFTIIAASYCWICKTQLQGGKNIRERKQRMRRLVISIVTAFFLFWTPVHVINMIDIATTLTKASSPAVYTQLKLIRRATGDLSKTVCVLNCCVNPFLYAIASRKRSSGKRGITTKQKTTQTLL